A single uncultured Acetobacterium sp. DNA region contains:
- the ruvX gene encoding Holliday junction resolvase RuvX, which translates to MERILGIDVGDKRIGVAVTDPLQITAQGVMTLKRKTRDDDLAAFQELIAKYEIKKVVAGLPLNMDGSESAQTRKTVNFCQFIKKRLNIEIIYIDERLTSAWSEKVLIEGNVSRENRKDYIDMLAAQIILQSYMDRAVK; encoded by the coding sequence ATGGAAAGAATTTTAGGAATTGATGTTGGCGATAAACGAATTGGGGTTGCAGTGACGGACCCTTTACAAATTACGGCACAGGGAGTGATGACGCTCAAGCGCAAGACCCGGGACGATGATTTAGCAGCATTTCAGGAACTCATCGCAAAATATGAGATAAAAAAAGTGGTGGCCGGATTGCCGCTGAACATGGACGGTTCAGAATCCGCTCAAACCCGAAAAACAGTGAATTTCTGTCAATTTATTAAGAAACGGTTGAACATTGAAATCATCTATATTGATGAACGATTGACCTCAGCCTGGTCTGAAAAAGTATTGATCGAAGGGAATGTTTCCCGGGAGAACCGTAAAGATTATATTGATATGCTGGCAGCCCAGATCATTCTCCAATCCTATATGGATCGGGCTGTTAAATAA
- a CDS encoding DUF1292 domain-containing protein — translation MSEKNKIEREVDMEEKIMLVDDTGVEREFDLVVSFDIEDKTYVLLSENEESDDVFPFVVTEDEDGEVLMPVEDEAEFELVAAAYDEIMDAEDYEDEEDEEDEDEGETK, via the coding sequence ATGAGCGAAAAAAATAAAATTGAAAGAGAAGTTGATATGGAAGAAAAAATAATGTTAGTAGATGACACCGGTGTTGAAAGAGAATTTGATTTAGTCGTGAGTTTTGATATTGAAGATAAAACCTATGTGTTGTTATCAGAAAATGAAGAAAGTGACGACGTGTTCCCATTTGTTGTAACTGAAGATGAAGATGGGGAAGTTTTAATGCCAGTAGAAGATGAAGCTGAGTTTGAACTCGTTGCAGCTGCCTATGATGAAATTATGGACGCTGAAGATTACGAAGATGAAGAAGACGAGGAAGACGAAGATGAAGGTGAAACTAAGTAA
- the sfsA gene encoding DNA/RNA nuclease SfsA, with amino-acid sequence MKVKLSKYPLVNGIFLSRPNRFIAKVMINQEEIAAHVPNTGRMSELLVPGVRAMLAWNPAPHRKTEYTLILVEKNQRWVSVNSMLANQVAYEFLKNQADVLELKQEVTYGNSRFDLACYRGEKYAYYEVKSVNLVVNEIAMFPDAPTERGSKHLAELIKAQQEDYHCGVIFVVQRSDAKSFQPNQEMDPKFSRLLGQCHSLGIEIRALSCDIDGVNIEIISELPVTVLSEQTKKEV; translated from the coding sequence ATGAAGGTGAAACTAAGTAAGTATCCATTAGTTAATGGGATATTTCTTAGCAGACCGAATCGTTTTATTGCAAAAGTAATGATTAACCAGGAAGAGATTGCCGCTCATGTGCCCAATACCGGTCGCATGAGTGAGCTTCTTGTTCCAGGGGTTCGAGCTATGTTGGCATGGAATCCGGCCCCCCATCGGAAAACCGAATATACCTTGATTCTAGTTGAAAAAAATCAGCGATGGGTATCGGTCAATTCGATGTTGGCAAATCAGGTTGCTTACGAATTTTTAAAAAATCAAGCGGATGTTTTAGAGCTAAAACAAGAAGTTACCTATGGGAATAGTCGTTTCGACCTGGCCTGTTATCGTGGCGAAAAATATGCCTATTATGAGGTAAAAAGTGTCAACCTGGTAGTTAATGAGATTGCTATGTTTCCTGACGCACCAACAGAGCGAGGGTCCAAGCATCTGGCCGAATTAATTAAAGCTCAACAAGAAGACTATCATTGCGGGGTTATTTTTGTTGTGCAACGCAGTGATGCGAAATCGTTTCAACCGAATCAAGAAATGGATCCAAAATTTTCTCGTTTATTGGGTCAATGTCATAGTCTGGGAATAGAGATCCGTGCGCTTTCCTGTGATATTGATGGAGTAAACATAGAAATAATCAGTGAGTTGCCTGTAACTGTTTTATCAGAACAGACGAAAAAAGAGGTGTGA
- a CDS encoding Fur family transcriptional regulator: MNNENQIVDALRKRGNKVTPQRLVTIEVLMTLGQQHFSVEELFQGVKQRNPEVGMSTIYRTVQILEEMGLITKRNFDDGFARYELCELDEKHWHHHLICVKCGKVIEMQDDFLEALEKEIEEKKDFIIINHELKVYGYCSDCYGITKGE; the protein is encoded by the coding sequence ATGAATAACGAAAATCAAATTGTGGATGCACTCAGAAAAAGAGGGAACAAAGTAACACCTCAACGTCTGGTTACAATAGAGGTTCTGATGACCTTGGGACAGCAGCACTTTAGTGTTGAAGAATTATTCCAGGGTGTTAAACAACGCAATCCTGAGGTGGGAATGTCGACCATTTATCGAACGGTGCAAATATTAGAAGAAATGGGACTCATTACCAAACGTAATTTTGATGATGGTTTTGCTCGGTACGAACTCTGCGAGTTGGATGAAAAACACTGGCATCATCACTTGATTTGTGTAAAATGCGGAAAGGTTATCGAAATGCAAGACGATTTCCTCGAAGCCCTTGAAAAAGAAATAGAAGAAAAGAAAGATTTTATTATAATCAATCACGAACTTAAGGTGTACGGATACTGTTCGGATTGCTATGGAATAACGAAAGGAGAATAA
- a CDS encoding ribonuclease J — MTENNNIIASGAQRLEGRSRSRRKPQAQKNKDKLRLIPLGGLGEIGKNLTVFEYKDDIILVDCGLKFPDDDMFGIDIVLPDFNYILENQDKVKGVVITHGHEDHIGGLVYLLKKINIPIYATKFTMGLIDKKLKEHGLLTKTTRVIVKPKERIDIGEFNVEFIRVNHSIADAVGLCIKCVAATVVHTGDFKIDYHPIGGEVIDLQRFAKIGSQGVDLLMSDSTNVEGAGFTPSESTVGPTLYNLFRGAKGRIIVTTFASNVHRLQQVIDAAVEYNRKVIICGRSMENVSEVAMDLGYLKVPANLLVQLKDIKNYKDKELVIITTGSQGEPMAALGRMALGEHRHLTIKKEDMVIISASPVPGNEKMVSEVINKLVELGSDVVYGRFAEIHVSGHARQEELKLMITLVKPKHFLPVHGESRMLMQHAELAHNVGMNKDRTFIIENGNILEIDKRTVQVVGKTQAEPVLVDGLGVGDIGNIVLNDRKRLSEDGLFIVVCTMHKGKAISGPDIISRGFVYVRESEELINNAREEVKKALISCEEKGIIDWNSIKNVIRESLFKYLYEKTQRKPMILPILMEV; from the coding sequence TTGACTGAAAACAACAACATAATAGCGTCGGGAGCCCAACGATTGGAGGGCCGATCACGATCGAGACGAAAACCGCAGGCTCAAAAGAACAAAGATAAACTGAGGTTGATACCATTGGGAGGTTTAGGTGAAATCGGAAAAAACCTGACGGTATTTGAATACAAGGATGATATTATTCTTGTGGATTGCGGCCTGAAGTTTCCAGATGACGACATGTTTGGAATTGACATTGTCTTACCTGATTTCAATTATATTTTGGAAAATCAGGATAAGGTAAAAGGCGTTGTCATTACCCATGGTCATGAAGATCACATTGGGGGGCTGGTATATCTGCTCAAAAAGATAAACATCCCCATCTATGCGACCAAATTCACCATGGGGCTCATCGACAAGAAACTCAAAGAACATGGTTTGTTAACTAAAACCACCCGGGTGATTGTGAAACCAAAAGAGCGGATTGACATTGGTGAATTCAATGTTGAGTTTATTCGGGTTAACCATAGCATCGCCGATGCCGTGGGATTATGCATTAAATGTGTGGCCGCAACGGTTGTCCACACTGGCGATTTTAAAATAGACTATCATCCAATTGGTGGAGAAGTAATCGACTTGCAGCGGTTTGCCAAAATTGGATCGCAGGGTGTTGATCTACTGATGTCAGACAGCACTAACGTGGAGGGGGCTGGTTTTACCCCATCTGAAAGTACCGTGGGACCAACCCTCTATAACTTATTCAGAGGTGCCAAAGGACGGATCATTGTGACCACTTTTGCTTCAAATGTGCATCGGCTGCAGCAGGTAATTGATGCAGCAGTTGAATATAATCGCAAGGTTATTATTTGTGGACGTAGCATGGAAAACGTTAGCGAAGTCGCCATGGATCTCGGGTATTTGAAAGTACCGGCTAATTTATTAGTTCAATTAAAGGATATTAAAAACTATAAAGATAAAGAATTAGTGATCATTACCACTGGAAGTCAGGGCGAACCCATGGCGGCTTTAGGGCGAATGGCACTAGGTGAGCACCGTCACCTGACGATTAAAAAAGAAGACATGGTCATCATTTCAGCATCGCCAGTACCGGGTAATGAAAAAATGGTTTCCGAAGTCATTAATAAGCTTGTAGAATTGGGATCAGACGTTGTTTATGGACGTTTTGCTGAAATCCATGTTTCCGGCCATGCCAGACAGGAAGAACTGAAGTTGATGATCACACTGGTCAAACCAAAACATTTTCTTCCTGTTCATGGGGAAAGTCGAATGCTGATGCAGCATGCCGAGCTTGCTCATAATGTCGGCATGAATAAAGATAGGACTTTTATCATTGAAAATGGAAATATTCTGGAAATTGATAAGCGAACTGTTCAGGTAGTCGGCAAAACCCAGGCCGAACCAGTGCTAGTGGATGGTTTAGGGGTTGGGGATATTGGGAACATTGTCCTCAATGATCGGAAACGGTTATCAGAAGACGGTCTCTTTATAGTGGTTTGTACCATGCATAAAGGCAAAGCGATTTCAGGTCCAGATATTATTTCTCGGGGCTTTGTTTATGTGAGAGAATCAGAAGAACTCATCAACAATGCCCGAGAAGAAGTAAAAAAAGCCTTGATATCCTGTGAAGAAAAGGGTATTATCGATTGGAATTCCATTAAAAATGTAATTCGGGAAAGTCTGTTCAAATACCTGTATGAAAAAACCCAAAGAAAACCAATGATACTGCCCATCTTGATGGAAGTATAG
- a CDS encoding YlbF family regulator, translating into MNVYDEANSLAKALKESTEYKNFLAAKEKLEQDPEKYEMAKDYMRKQMEIQSFQMLGNELSEEQITSYNAIANTIMGIPEIAEFFQAQMYFSVIFQDITDIMAKAVDLDMGLFDSEEEGCGA; encoded by the coding sequence ATGAACGTATATGATGAAGCCAATAGTTTGGCAAAAGCACTCAAGGAATCCACTGAATACAAGAATTTTTTAGCCGCTAAAGAAAAACTGGAACAAGATCCGGAAAAGTATGAAATGGCCAAGGATTATATGCGTAAGCAAATGGAAATTCAATCCTTCCAAATGTTGGGAAATGAGCTTTCCGAGGAACAGATTACTTCCTATAATGCCATTGCCAACACGATTATGGGGATCCCTGAAATCGCCGAATTTTTTCAGGCCCAAATGTATTTTTCAGTCATTTTCCAGGACATCACCGATATCATGGCAAAAGCAGTTGACTTGGATATGGGTCTTTTTGACTCAGAAGAAGAAGGCTGTGGGGCTTAA
- the mltG gene encoding endolytic transglycosylase MltG, with protein sequence MGDKTVRSGKRPQRKKGKLIAIILLLLVIFGATGIFSYNYFIGQMLEPVGDGDLVYVQIEEGAVIGDVSQLLAENKLIRDAFAFELLAKKSNTANQIQSGYYAFSPTESAQQILDRLISGDVADATVTIPEGRNISEFAKILEEKDICDADAFIEETKKVAEYQKNYPILSSIPLEPKDGISRTLEGYLFPDTYSFTPNTEPYEVVTAMLDRFVEVYNKDDLKRTTEMGKTVDEIVIMASIVELETKLVEDKANAASVFYNRIAANMPLQSDITVDYARGEKTAVLTTDQTQFASPYNTYINTGLPFGPICSFGETSLEAALYPATTKYLYFVADMNSGKIYFNETYEEHLADVEKYMGN encoded by the coding sequence ATGGGAGATAAAACAGTTCGATCAGGAAAGCGTCCCCAAAGAAAAAAAGGGAAACTCATTGCAATTATTCTTTTATTATTAGTCATTTTTGGGGCAACCGGTATTTTTAGCTACAACTATTTTATCGGACAAATGTTGGAGCCAGTCGGTGATGGGGATCTGGTCTATGTTCAAATTGAAGAAGGGGCAGTCATTGGTGATGTATCACAACTTCTGGCCGAAAATAAGCTAATTCGGGATGCCTTTGCATTTGAGCTGTTAGCCAAAAAAAGTAATACCGCCAATCAGATTCAATCCGGTTATTATGCCTTCAGTCCCACCGAATCGGCTCAACAGATTCTGGATCGTCTGATCTCAGGCGATGTGGCTGACGCAACGGTAACCATCCCCGAAGGACGTAACATCTCAGAATTTGCTAAAATTTTAGAAGAAAAAGACATCTGCGATGCTGATGCATTTATTGAAGAAACAAAAAAAGTAGCCGAATATCAAAAGAATTATCCGATTTTAAGCAGTATTCCATTGGAGCCTAAGGATGGTATTAGCCGAACCTTGGAAGGCTATCTGTTTCCTGATACTTACAGCTTTACTCCGAATACTGAACCATATGAAGTGGTGACCGCCATGCTGGATCGGTTTGTGGAAGTTTACAATAAAGACGATTTAAAGCGAACCACCGAAATGGGTAAAACGGTGGATGAGATTGTCATCATGGCCTCCATTGTCGAACTGGAAACAAAGTTAGTCGAAGACAAGGCCAATGCTGCCAGTGTATTTTACAATCGCATTGCCGCAAATATGCCATTACAATCTGACATCACTGTGGATTACGCTCGGGGTGAGAAAACGGCGGTACTGACCACCGATCAAACCCAATTTGCCTCGCCCTATAATACCTATATCAACACCGGTTTGCCCTTTGGACCGATTTGTTCCTTTGGGGAAACATCATTGGAAGCCGCCTTATATCCAGCGACAACAAAGTATTTATACTTTGTTGCCGATATGAATTCGGGAAAAATATATTTTAACGAAACCTATGAAGAACATCTGGCAGATGTGGAAAAATATATGGGAAATTAA
- a CDS encoding O-methyltransferase codes for MVSEIVQDYIEDYIRGLIPPNNAQMEDFRNQAIADEIPIIHLEVQKHIELMIRSQKVQSILEVGTAVGFSAAVFAQAMGPQGRVDTIERSFKMVVQADENITRLGLKNQITQIIGDAQEKLVELDKTYDMIFLDGAKGHYIHLLDDCLRCLKPGGLLISDNVLFKGMIASNDLVIRRKITIVKRMRKYLETISNHPQLVTSILPLGDGLAISWKKEIC; via the coding sequence ATCGTGAGTGAAATTGTACAAGATTATATTGAGGATTATATTAGAGGCTTAATTCCGCCCAATAATGCTCAGATGGAAGACTTTAGAAATCAGGCAATAGCCGATGAAATACCAATTATCCATCTGGAAGTTCAAAAGCACATCGAGTTGATGATCCGATCCCAGAAAGTTCAGTCGATTCTGGAAGTGGGAACGGCAGTGGGTTTCTCTGCCGCAGTCTTTGCTCAGGCCATGGGCCCCCAGGGTCGGGTGGATACCATCGAGCGGAGTTTTAAAATGGTGGTTCAGGCAGATGAAAATATCACGCGACTCGGTTTAAAAAATCAGATTACGCAGATCATCGGAGATGCCCAGGAAAAACTGGTAGAATTGGATAAAACCTATGACATGATTTTTCTGGATGGCGCCAAGGGACATTATATCCATTTGCTGGACGATTGTCTTCGCTGTCTAAAACCGGGGGGGCTGCTGATATCGGATAATGTGCTGTTTAAGGGCATGATAGCCTCTAATGATCTGGTCATCCGGCGAAAAATCACCATTGTCAAACGGATGCGAAAATACCTGGAAACCATATCCAATCATCCCCAACTGGTTACCAGTATTTTACCACTGGGCGATGGTTTGGCGATTAGCTGGAAAAAAGAGATATGTTAA
- a CDS encoding U32 family peptidase produces the protein MKKPELLAPAGNFEKLKYALHYGADAVYCAGKKFGLRAKADNFDEQGLHEAVAYVHGFHKKIYVTLNIIAHNENLEGLPEYVKELSEIGIDGVIVADPGVFSIIREVAPELKISVSTQANNTNWRSVAFWHAQGARRIVLARELGLKEIREIREKIDPAMEIETFVHGAMCISYSGRCLLSHYMTGRNSNQGDCAHPCRWKYHLIEETRPDEAFSIEEDATGSFIFNSKDLCLINEIPELMAAGVDSFKIEGRMKSLYYVATVVSTYRNVIDYCYDYPDVRNLDDAYYEELTKVSHRNYTTGFFSGKTTAEDQNYGTSSYTRHYDFVGLVQEYDPETGMAVIEQRNKISLGEDIEVMIPGKGFYKQKVTMMTDKTGEPIESTPHPKMIYHLKMDQPVSPMDILRKQEI, from the coding sequence ATGAAAAAACCGGAACTTTTAGCACCGGCGGGAAATTTTGAAAAATTAAAATATGCACTGCATTATGGGGCCGATGCAGTCTACTGTGCCGGAAAAAAATTCGGACTCAGAGCCAAAGCCGATAATTTTGACGAACAGGGTCTGCACGAAGCCGTTGCCTATGTGCATGGCTTTCATAAAAAAATCTATGTGACCTTAAATATTATTGCGCATAACGAAAATCTGGAAGGTTTACCGGAATATGTAAAAGAACTGTCAGAGATTGGAATCGACGGCGTTATCGTTGCCGATCCCGGGGTTTTTTCGATCATTCGCGAAGTCGCACCGGAGCTTAAAATTTCCGTCAGTACCCAGGCCAATAATACCAATTGGCGCAGTGTGGCATTCTGGCATGCTCAGGGGGCTAGACGCATCGTTTTAGCCCGAGAGCTAGGTCTAAAAGAGATCCGGGAAATTCGCGAAAAGATTGATCCAGCGATGGAAATCGAAACCTTTGTTCATGGTGCCATGTGCATTTCTTATTCTGGACGCTGTCTGCTGAGTCATTACATGACCGGTCGAAATTCGAATCAGGGTGATTGTGCCCATCCCTGCCGCTGGAAATATCACTTGATTGAAGAGACCCGACCAGACGAAGCCTTTTCCATTGAAGAAGACGCAACCGGATCGTTTATCTTTAACTCCAAGGATTTATGCCTGATCAATGAAATACCAGAGCTGATGGCAGCAGGGGTGGACAGTTTTAAAATAGAAGGCCGCATGAAGAGTCTCTATTATGTGGCGACGGTCGTTTCGACGTATCGCAATGTCATTGATTATTGTTATGACTACCCGGACGTTAGAAATTTGGATGATGCTTATTACGAAGAGCTGACAAAGGTCAGTCATCGTAACTATACTACTGGTTTTTTCAGTGGTAAAACCACAGCAGAGGATCAGAATTACGGTACCAGCAGTTATACCCGGCATTATGATTTTGTTGGTCTGGTGCAGGAATATGACCCGGAAACCGGAATGGCTGTGATTGAACAGCGAAATAAGATTTCCTTGGGCGAAGACATCGAAGTGATGATTCCCGGCAAAGGCTTTTACAAACAAAAAGTGACAATGATGACCGACAAAACCGGAGAACCGATTGAATCCACACCCCATCCCAAAATGATTTATCATTTAAAAATGGATCAACCGGTGAGTCCCATGGATATTTTAAGAAAACAGGAAATTTAA
- a CDS encoding LytTR family DNA-binding domain-containing protein, which yields MFNIAICDDQRVICSEIETIILDYQELTRQEMQIEVFYSAEKLNTFMEYEHNFDMIFLDIEMKGLNGLELGRKIREEMDNQITQIVYVSGKNSYYRELFEVRPMHFLSKPVEPDKVIKDIELAMKLINRLGGLFSYKKGSDTHKLPIKNIIYFQSINREIKIVTTTGEELFYGKLQDVFHQVAKYQFMNIHKSYIINYEYVAKFKYDEVVMSNSVCLPISQLKRKEVRGLQMKFENEWFL from the coding sequence GTGTTTAATATTGCAATATGTGATGATCAACGGGTAATCTGTTCTGAAATTGAAACGATTATTTTAGACTATCAAGAATTAACCAGGCAGGAAATGCAAATTGAAGTATTTTATTCTGCCGAAAAACTCAATACTTTTATGGAATATGAACATAATTTTGATATGATTTTTCTGGACATCGAAATGAAGGGTTTAAACGGACTTGAATTGGGACGGAAAATTCGTGAAGAGATGGATAATCAAATCACCCAGATTGTGTACGTTTCTGGAAAAAACAGTTATTATAGAGAGTTGTTTGAGGTTCGACCGATGCACTTTTTGTCAAAACCGGTGGAGCCGGATAAGGTGATCAAAGATATCGAGTTGGCAATGAAATTGATAAATCGCTTAGGCGGTCTTTTCAGCTACAAAAAAGGATCGGATACACATAAGTTGCCTATAAAAAACATCATCTATTTTCAAAGTATAAACAGAGAAATTAAAATTGTGACCACAACTGGAGAAGAATTATTTTATGGAAAACTGCAGGATGTCTTTCATCAAGTTGCCAAGTACCAATTTATGAATATTCATAAATCGTACATCATAAATTATGAATACGTCGCTAAGTTTAAGTATGACGAGGTTGTGATGTCTAATTCGGTTTGTCTGCCAATCAGTCAGTTAAAACGAAAAGAAGTCAGAGGCTTACAGATGAAATTTGAAAACGAGTGGTTTCTTTGA
- a CDS encoding metalloprotease family protein, with the protein MSNVRFLLEKIPKNDDFDPEIEGYHAIYEPSFLKLCLMAMPVIVISIFIIGLMLKIRFGADYHLSMTNSWRDVFLFVALIPIHEMLHVIVYPDRVSFAEIFIGSYKGPIYRSFLGDIKKERLLLLLIFPIIILTVIPVLFLMISNINYPLLSKIALMNMVLSSMDVISFAGVLRKIPANAKVRNKGERLYWKL; encoded by the coding sequence GTGAGTAATGTGAGATTCCTATTAGAAAAAATTCCGAAAAATGATGATTTTGATCCTGAGATTGAGGGTTATCATGCGATTTATGAGCCAAGCTTTTTAAAACTTTGCTTGATGGCAATGCCAGTTATTGTTATATCGATTTTTATAATTGGGTTAATGTTAAAGATCCGGTTTGGAGCTGATTATCATTTGAGTATGACAAATAGTTGGCGAGATGTCTTTTTATTCGTAGCTTTGATTCCAATTCATGAAATGCTGCATGTAATAGTATATCCCGATCGGGTTTCGTTTGCAGAGATTTTCATTGGTAGTTATAAAGGGCCGATTTATCGATCTTTTTTAGGAGACATAAAAAAAGAACGGCTATTATTGCTGCTCATATTTCCGATCATTATTTTAACAGTGATACCTGTTCTATTTTTAATGATCTCAAATATAAATTATCCGCTTTTATCAAAAATTGCCCTGATGAATATGGTTCTATCGAGTATGGATGTCATATCATTTGCTGGTGTATTAAGAAAAATACCGGCAAATGCGAAAGTTCGGAATAAAGGGGAGCGTTTATATTGGAAATTATAA
- a CDS encoding exonuclease SbcCD subunit D has translation MRIIHTADWHLGKNIEGHSRMDEQACFLADFIKIVDEQKINLIIIAGDVYDSYNPPARAEELFYETLKQLSDGGKRLILVIAGNHDNPQRLEAPGPLARDHGILMAGIPKTVIQTGAYGNHRVVKSGEGYVELEINGERAVILLLPYPSEKRLNEVLYDVTTEDETNQQSYSDRIRRYFSQLESHFSDDTINLVTTHIFAMGSEESGSERTIQLGGTYIVDGQCFPEKAHYIALGHIHKPQAIPGTNGRGRYAGSPIHFNRQEIAYGKKCIIAEIIVENDNTVKNEITEIDLQIYKPIEVWKCENVDAAIARCEANADRSCWVYLEIETDHYIREDEIKKMKAFKGDILEVIPKLTALETEASLEALTEKSFGEVFKEFYRRERGTEADDEVLELLLSLVLEEEKQ, from the coding sequence ATGAGAATAATACATACAGCCGACTGGCATTTAGGAAAAAATATCGAAGGTCACAGCCGCATGGATGAGCAGGCTTGTTTTCTGGCGGACTTTATTAAAATAGTAGATGAACAAAAGATTAATTTAATCATTATCGCCGGAGATGTTTATGACAGCTATAACCCGCCGGCCAGAGCAGAGGAATTGTTTTATGAAACCCTGAAGCAATTATCAGATGGCGGTAAACGGCTGATCCTGGTGATCGCCGGAAACCATGATAATCCTCAGCGCCTTGAAGCTCCGGGGCCGCTGGCCAGGGATCACGGCATTCTGATGGCGGGTATCCCTAAAACCGTCATTCAAACCGGGGCATACGGCAACCATCGAGTCGTAAAATCCGGCGAAGGCTATGTCGAGCTTGAAATTAACGGGGAACGAGCTGTGATTCTGCTGTTGCCATATCCCAGTGAAAAACGACTCAATGAGGTTTTGTACGACGTAACCACCGAAGATGAGACGAACCAACAGTCCTACAGTGATCGGATTCGTCGCTACTTTTCCCAATTGGAGTCCCATTTCAGCGATGATACCATCAATCTGGTCACTACCCATATCTTTGCCATGGGCAGCGAAGAATCCGGATCGGAGCGGACCATTCAGTTGGGTGGCACCTATATTGTCGATGGTCAGTGCTTTCCGGAAAAGGCTCATTACATCGCATTGGGCCATATCCATAAACCTCAGGCAATCCCGGGTACCAATGGCCGGGGCCGTTATGCCGGTTCCCCGATCCATTTTAACCGTCAGGAAATTGCCTATGGAAAAAAATGCATCATCGCTGAGATAATCGTAGAAAATGATAATACTGTCAAAAATGAGATCACAGAGATTGATCTTCAAATATACAAACCCATTGAAGTCTGGAAATGTGAAAATGTCGATGCCGCCATTGCCAGATGCGAAGCAAACGCCGACCGATCCTGCTGGGTTTACCTGGAAATTGAGACCGATCACTATATCCGGGAAGATGAAATCAAAAAAATGAAGGCCTTTAAGGGTGATATTCTGGAGGTGATCCCCAAACTGACCGCCCTGGAAACCGAGGCCAGTCTGGAAGCGCTGACCGAGAAGTCATTTGGAGAGGTATTTAAAGAATTTTACCGCCGGGAAAGAGGCACCGAAGCCGATGATGAGGTTCTGGAATTGCTGCTTTCACTGGTTCTTGAGGAGGAAAAACAATGA